A single region of the Cucumis melo cultivar AY chromosome 3, USDA_Cmelo_AY_1.0, whole genome shotgun sequence genome encodes:
- the LOC103488151 gene encoding glutamyl-tRNA reductase 1, chloroplastic, translating into MAVSTSFSGAKLEALLLKSAATSSSTRNLSSSHLPGVCKSIRTRRILFQRSGVSSFTPLKCEVASSDVLVQNDEIDRAQSSNLSALEQLKTSAVDRYTKERSSIVVIGLSIHTTPVEMREKLAIPEAEWPRAIGELCGLNHIEEAAVLSTCNRMEIYVVALSQHRGVKEVTEWMSKTSGIPVSEICQHRFLLYNNDATQHIFEVSAGLDSLVLGEGQILAQVKQVVKVGQGVAGFGRNISGLFKHAIAVGKRVRTETNIAAGAVSVSSAAVELALMKLPEPSHATARMLVIGAGKMGKLVIKHLVAKGCTKMVVVNRSEERVTAIREEIKDVEIIYKPLTEMLSCTAEADVIFTSTASESLLFTKEQVKDLPPVGHDVGGLRLFIDISVPRNVGACINNLEDVRVYNVDDLKEVVAANKEDRLRKAMEAQSIITEESKQFEAWRDSLETVPTIKKLRAYAERIRTAELEKCLSKMGDDVPKKTRRAVDDLSRGIVNKLLHGPMQHLRCDGSDSRTLSETLENMHALNRMFSLETEISVLEQKIRAKVEQNQK; encoded by the exons ATGGCTGTTTCGACCAGTTTTTCCGGTGCTAAATTGGAAGCCCTTTTGTTGAAATCGGCTGCAACTTCTTCCTCCACCAGGAATTTGTCTTCTTCTCATCTTCCCGGTGTCTGCAAATCCATTCGAACCAGGAGAATTCTATTTCAGAGAAGTGGGGTTTCGTCTTTCACCCCATTGAAGTGCGAGGTTGCTTCTTCTGATGTTTTGGTTCAGAATGATGAGATTGATCGAGCTCAATCTTCAAATCTCTCTGCCCTTGAACAGCTCAAGACCTCTGCTGTTGACA GATATACAAAGGAAAGAAGCAGCATTGTTGTGATTGGGCTTAGTATTCATACAACACCTGTTGAAATGAGAGAAAAACTGGCCATTCCTGAGGCAGAGTGGCCTCGAGCCATTGGAGAGCTCTGTGGCTTAAACCACATTGAAGAAGCAGCCGTTCTTAGCACCTGCAACAGAATGGAGATTTATGTTGTTGCTTTGTCTCAGCATCGTGGAGTGAAGGAAGTGACTGAATGGATGTCCAAG ACAAGTGGAATCCCGGTCTCAGAGATTTGCCAGCACCGGTTTTTGCTGTATAACAATGATGCCACACAACATATTTTCGAAGTTTCAGCTGGCCTTGACTCTCTTGTTCTAGGAGAAGGCCAAATCCTTGCTCAGGTTAAACAAGTTGTCAAGGTTGGACAGGGTGTTGCAGGATTTGGACGGAACATTAGTGGGCTTTTCAAGCATGCCATCGCGGTGGGTAAACGGGTAAGGACAGAGACTAATATTGCTGCTGGAGCTGTTTCTGTGAGTTCCGCTGCTGTAGAATTGGCCTTGATGAAGCTTCCTGAACCTTCACATGCCACAGCCAGAATGTTGGTGATTGGAGCTGGTAAGATGGGAAAGCTTGTAATCAAACATTTGGTTGCTAAAGGCTGCACAAAGATGGTTGTTGTGAATCGATCTGAAGAGAGAGTCACAGCCATCCGTGAGGAGATCAAGGACGTCGAGATAATCTACAAGCCCCTCACGGAAATGCTTAGCTGTACAGCTGAAGCAGACGTGATATTTACCAGCACTGCTTCTGAAAGTCTTTTGTTTACAAAGGAGCAGGTTAAGGATCTTCCCCCTGTTGGTCATGATGTCGGGGGCTTGAGGCTTTTCATCGACATCTCTGTTCCTCGAAATGTTGGAGCATGTATCAACAATCTTGAAGATGTACGAGTGTACAATGTTGACGACCTTAAGGAGGTAGTTGCTGCAAACAAGGAAGATAGGCTCCGAAAAGCGATGGAAGCACAATCAATTATCACCGAAGAATCCAAGCAATTTGAAGCTTGGAGGGATTCATTGGAGACTGTTCCAACAATCAAGAAACTAAGGGCTTATGCCGAAAGAATCAGAACTGCCGAGTTAGAAAAATGTCTATCAAAGATGGGTGATGATGTCCCCAAGAAGACTCGACGAGCTGTGGATGATCTTAGTCGTGGTATAGTTAACAAGCTGCTTCATGGTCCCATGCAGCATTTGAGATGCGACGGGAGTGACAGCCGAACTTTAAGCGAAACCTTGGAGAACATGCACGCTCTAAATAGAATGTTCAGCTTGGAAACAGAAATCTCAGTGTTGGAACAGAAAATCAGAGCTAAAGTGGAACAAAACCAGAAGTAA